DNA from Corvus hawaiiensis isolate bCorHaw1 chromosome 21, bCorHaw1.pri.cur, whole genome shotgun sequence:
TTCTCTGAGGGAAGGTGATTTAGAGCAGTCAGTCAGCGCTTATGGCACAAAGGAAGACACAATGGTTGAAGCTGGAAGTGTAGGAGATGTGGCATAAGGAGGTGAGGAGGTTTATGGAGTGACCAGTCACAAGAACCAAGACTGCAGAGGATGGATCCCTTCCCTCATGCTTGTTCTTATTTGTATAGgttttatataaaaaagaagaaaaagcagaccaccaccaccaccacaaaagCTATTTTGTTTCTAAACACAGAACATGATGGCCTCTATGCCAAATCCCCTTCAGTTATGGCACAGTCTTCCTGAAGGCTTGACACTGGTTCTCGTCAGATTGCAAGGAGACTGGAAGAATCTCCACTGCCAAGACAGGCTTTGCTTGCAACCGAGCCTTTTAAGGGGTGGAGTATCTTCTCAGGTGGTAACTGTAGATCTTAATGCAATGATCCCAACAgtccagcaccagcagctgcccttTGGGAGTAATGGCAATGCCCACCGGGCAGGTGAGTCCCTCCCGGATTAAGATGTTGTAGCCGCCTCCTTTAGGAAAATGCAGGATTTCCTTGCGACTGCTGTCAGCAACGATCAGGTCTCCCCTGGCATCAACGCACATCCCAGCAATGCACCTGAAATCCTCATTCTCGGAGAAGAAGTGGCTGATCTGGCGTCCCAGCTGCCCATCTGGGCCGACGGAGCCGATGGAGAAGCCTCCTTCTAAGTGGTGCTCGTACTGCCGGTTCTCCAGGTTGAGCCCCAGCCCCTGAGTGAAGTAAATGGTCCCTTCAGCGTCGCAGGTGACAAACTTGGGGCGCACGGCACTGCACAGGCAGCTGTACTTCACCACCCCCATGCCACGGTCCACAGTGAAGCACCAGAGCTTCCCCCCTTCCACGTCGGTGACAACGAACTGGCCCGAGGGCAGCGCGGCGATGCCCCAGGGCTTGCTCAGCTGGCTCCGGTGACACGCCACGCAGTGGCCATCCATGGTGTACACCTTGACAGAGTTGTCGTAGCTGTCTGTCACACCGATCAGCCCGTGGCAGTTCATGGTGACAGAAAGGGGGGTCAAGTTGGGCAAGTCTGCTCCAAGGAAACTCAGCACGAAGCTGTCGATGCCGCTGGGGCTCCGGCGGATCTCCTTCAGGAAGCCTTTGCGGGTAAAAACCTGGATTCGGAAGTTGCCCCGGTCTGCCACGAGGACCTCGCCTTGGCTGGTGACGTGCAGGCTGACGGGGAGGTTGAACATCCCTGGCAGGCTGCCCTTGGAGCCCATCTTCTTGATGAAGGAACACTGCTGGATGCTCGTGGCTGCTTCAGGCATCCTTGGCTTGGCTGGCGAGGAATGGGGGGTGCAGCTGGGCTCCTCCTGCACCAAGTCAGGCTCCCGAAATGGTACAAAGGAGGATGCTGCGGTTTCCATGAGCGATTCCTCCACGTTAACTGTCCGGGGTTTCTTCACCACCTGCCCGATCTGCAGTGGTCCCACATGGCTCACCTTAAGGAGTTCCACCTCTTGGAGAGTCAGCTCCCTCGGGAGACTGTTTGTCAGTTCTGGTTCTTCCTcatctgctgcctcctccaggaGAGCTATATCTCCCTGCTTTATTTTGGCAAGGAAGTAGTCACAGCGAGACATTATCTGCACTTCTGCTAAGTTCAGTAGGTAAGCTTGCTCCTCCATCACCTGGTTATTTATCTTCTCCACTTCAGACAAAGAGGTGGTGAAGAACTTGCGTGACCTGGCCAGCTCTTCCTGGATCTTGCGCTCCTCTTTGCTGTACTCCTGCAGAACCGCTTTGTATCTGGATTGCAGGTCTCTTGAAACATCCTCTAGAGcagctttccttttctgaagATCACCCATGAGCTCTCGAAGCCTGGCAAGCCTGGTCCCAAATTCCCTCCTACGCTCCTCAGCAGCCTCTTTGATAGCAATGACTCTGTGTCCTTGGGGCATGTGCGAAGCCTCCTTGCATGGCTCACACAAAACCAAGCTACAGCTCTTGCAAAAGTGTCTTGGCAGCCTCCTCCCGCAGACCTTGCACATGAGAAGTCCCACCACTTCCCCCAGGCCGGCTGTGTCGATGATCTTCAGCACAGTGAGGTTGTCGGTGAGCTGGGCCAAGCTGGTGATCCGCGTGATCTTGCTGCAGAAGGGGCACCGGATCCCGTTGATGCTGTTGGCCAGGAGCTTCTCCAGGCACTGCTTGCAGATGGTGTGCCCACAGTGCAGGAGCTTGGGCCTCAGGTGCTCCTCGGTGAAGGACTCCATGCAGATGGGGCACTCCAGGACCTCTCGGAGCGCGTCCGAGTTGAGATGAGGGGCGGCAGCCATGGTGCTCCAAGGCAGCTTTATCCACCACAGTGCCTTGTGCTCACATCTATTCCAAGGTGCTCCGATTCTgtccaggaagaaaaaagggaaatgtgaTTTATGTCACCACCAGCAGCTATGTATACATGCAATTTATTTCTGACTTATCGCCTAAccctgcagaaaaagaaacccagTTAGCTTTTCTGTGTTGGGAAGGATGGATTAGTCATAGCTAATCTCAGGGTGGGCAAATTTCAAACCTAATTTGCAGCTCCCAGTGCGATGAATTATTCACTTGCAAAATTTGTAAAGTAGCACTGAAAGAAGTGTAATGGCAGCAATATGGAAGCCCAGTAGATATTGATGACTGAATCACCTCCTCATGGtgcccatctcctgctgccaaGCCTCAGAGTTTACAGAATTTACTGAAACCCAGGGAGATTAAACCAGGCATTCAAAATGCTGTGCGTCAAAGGAGGAACCAGATGGTGTGATGCTTTAGGACATTAATAGATCACCTCTGGAGACCTGCATTCAGATGTGACATCAGACACCAACGAAATAAATGTGCTTGGTTCGCTCTGCTTTGCTAGAGAgccaaaacacattttcaaggTTTCATACATTTGCCAGGAAGTGAAAGTAGCAGGAATGCTCTGTCAGCTTCCACTCGTTCTGGGGTGACTGTGCACACTGAAAACAGACAGAGAAGCTCTGATGCCGGTGCATCTCATTAACCTCTGCCATGCTGCACCATGCTTCATGCCAATTAAACACAGCTCAGGCAGGCATTAGCAATAATGGAGTTAACAGACAACTCCAAACATCCAAACTCCAAACACACTCCCAATGTTCGCTATTAGCTCCTGAACTCAGCTTAACTGCATTTAATTTCTCCTCATTTAACAATCTTGCAGCGTTGACCTCGTTCTCGTCTCCTGGTTCAGTTTTACACCACTCTGGTTGCTGTTCAGCTTCAATCCAGGCTTCTCCACCCTCACATCCCTCCCAGCAGGGAGCAggtcccagcagctctcctgccaaAGCAGCCATCCATTCAAAAGGAACAGCACAGGGCTCACATCATTAAGTTATTATTCACTAGACTGGGTTTCAAATCCTTTGCTATTGTACTGCTTAGCCACTAAAAAATAGGGAAGAAAACCTTctaggggagaggagaaggaagtaGTTAGTCTTTGAAATGAAGAGAGGGTGGCAGAGGGAT
Protein-coding regions in this window:
- the TRIM32 gene encoding E3 ubiquitin-protein ligase TRIM32 — translated: MAAAPHLNSDALREVLECPICMESFTEEHLRPKLLHCGHTICKQCLEKLLANSINGIRCPFCSKITRITSLAQLTDNLTVLKIIDTAGLGEVVGLLMCKVCGRRLPRHFCKSCSLVLCEPCKEASHMPQGHRVIAIKEAAEERRREFGTRLARLRELMGDLQKRKAALEDVSRDLQSRYKAVLQEYSKEERKIQEELARSRKFFTTSLSEVEKINNQVMEEQAYLLNLAEVQIMSRCDYFLAKIKQGDIALLEEAADEEEPELTNSLPRELTLQEVELLKVSHVGPLQIGQVVKKPRTVNVEESLMETAASSFVPFREPDLVQEEPSCTPHSSPAKPRMPEAATSIQQCSFIKKMGSKGSLPGMFNLPVSLHVTSQGEVLVADRGNFRIQVFTRKGFLKEIRRSPSGIDSFVLSFLGADLPNLTPLSVTMNCHGLIGVTDSYDNSVKVYTMDGHCVACHRSQLSKPWGIAALPSGQFVVTDVEGGKLWCFTVDRGMGVVKYSCLCSAVRPKFVTCDAEGTIYFTQGLGLNLENRQYEHHLEGGFSIGSVGPDGQLGRQISHFFSENEDFRCIAGMCVDARGDLIVADSSRKEILHFPKGGGYNILIREGLTCPVGIAITPKGQLLVLDCWDHCIKIYSYHLRRYSTP